One region of Thiomonas intermedia genomic DNA includes:
- a CDS encoding DUF1800 domain-containing protein yields the protein MISALSSPRNPSRRRWLGRLAALGFGTAVLDAPAMAQMAASPDVAALAPAGRLDAAAQADPVAFLDRVGWGASAGQLQALARLGATAYLHELLQPSADPALPPDWAAQLAALPVNQPLETLIPPIVREERAIRQARKDDPQADAADAEARLKAINRFKYDLAQQAAAQQVVLGLYAQNGLQQRLSWFWLNHFNVFRSGNIGPMMGDYTQRVIAPHALGRFRDLLRATMFSPQMLLYLNNAQNARGHVNENYAREVMELHTLGVGSGYTQADVTNLARALTGLGVDLLDKPVRVRPALRADLWRQGLVVFNPARHDADPKTVLGHTLQGRGLDEIDEVIALLADHPATARHISTQLAQYFVADAPPPALVESMTQRWRATGGQIAEVLRAMFTSPAFIASLRQPQFKDPTRYVLSALRASLGDEPIRNPQPVLGMLARLGEPLFGRQTPDGYPLDAGAWDGSGQLTARFEVARQIGGGASALFAPPPDFMRQSAPPATADMAQTMDAPLADHARAKPPHRPPPDLARSAVYLAQQNQLSTATLRALAQADNRLSWNTLWLSSPEFMNA from the coding sequence ATGATCTCCGCCCTGTCTTCACCCCGCAATCCTTCGCGCCGTCGCTGGCTCGGCAGGCTCGCCGCCCTCGGCTTCGGGACGGCCGTGCTGGACGCTCCCGCCATGGCCCAGATGGCCGCATCGCCGGATGTTGCCGCCCTGGCGCCCGCAGGAAGGCTGGACGCCGCGGCTCAGGCCGATCCCGTGGCCTTTCTCGATCGCGTGGGCTGGGGCGCCAGCGCCGGTCAGCTGCAGGCGTTGGCGCGCTTGGGGGCCACGGCTTATTTGCACGAGCTCTTGCAGCCCTCTGCAGATCCGGCCCTGCCGCCGGACTGGGCGGCGCAGCTCGCCGCGCTGCCGGTGAACCAGCCGCTGGAAACGCTGATCCCGCCCATCGTTCGTGAGGAGCGGGCGATCCGCCAGGCCCGCAAGGACGACCCGCAGGCCGACGCGGCCGACGCCGAGGCCCGGCTCAAGGCGATCAACCGCTTCAAGTACGACCTGGCCCAGCAGGCGGCGGCGCAGCAGGTGGTGCTGGGCCTGTATGCGCAGAACGGGCTGCAGCAGCGTCTGAGCTGGTTCTGGCTGAATCACTTCAACGTGTTTCGCAGCGGCAATATCGGCCCGATGATGGGCGATTACACGCAGCGCGTCATCGCGCCGCACGCGCTGGGCCGGTTCCGCGATCTGTTGCGCGCCACGATGTTTTCGCCGCAGATGCTGCTTTATCTGAACAACGCGCAGAACGCCCGTGGCCACGTGAACGAAAACTATGCGCGCGAGGTGATGGAGCTGCACACCCTGGGCGTGGGCAGCGGCTACACCCAGGCGGATGTGACCAACCTGGCGCGCGCGCTCACCGGCCTGGGGGTGGATCTGCTGGACAAGCCGGTGCGGGTGCGCCCGGCGCTGCGCGCCGATCTGTGGCGGCAGGGGCTGGTGGTGTTCAACCCCGCACGGCACGACGCCGATCCCAAGACCGTGCTCGGCCACACCCTGCAGGGACGCGGCCTGGACGAAATCGACGAGGTCATCGCGCTGCTGGCCGATCACCCCGCCACGGCGCGGCACATCAGCACGCAACTGGCGCAGTATTTCGTCGCCGATGCTCCGCCGCCCGCGCTCGTCGAGAGCATGACGCAGCGCTGGCGCGCCACGGGCGGCCAGATCGCCGAGGTGCTGCGGGCGATGTTCACCAGCCCGGCGTTCATCGCCAGCCTGCGCCAGCCCCAGTTCAAAGACCCGACGCGCTATGTGCTGTCGGCGCTGCGCGCCAGCCTGGGAGACGAGCCGATCCGCAACCCGCAGCCGGTGCTGGGCATGCTGGCCCGCCTGGGCGAGCCGCTGTTCGGGCGCCAGACCCCTGATGGCTATCCGCTGGACGCCGGCGCCTGGGACGGCTCGGGCCAGCTCACCGCGCGCTTCGAAGTGGCGCGGCAGATCGGAGGCGGCGCGTCCGCGCTGTTCGCCCCGCCGCCAGACTTCATGCGCCAGAGCGCCCCGCCCGCCACGGCGGACATGGCCCAGACCATGGACGCGCCGCTGGCCGACCACGCCAGGGCCAAACCGCCGCACCGCCCGCCGCCCGATCTGGCGCGCAGCGCGGTCTATCTGGCGCAACAAAACCAGCTCAGCACCGCCACCCTGCGGGCGCTGGCGCAGGCCGACAACCGCCTGAGCTGGAACACGCTGTGGCTGTCGTCACCGGAATTCATGAACGCCTGA
- a CDS encoding DUF1501 domain-containing protein, with translation MQRRHFLQTAAAATLSTPMSRLWAAPAAQGQPKFILVFLRGAYDATNLLVPHANSFYYESRPHIAVPRPGEGADAAIALNADWALHPALRESMLPLWQAGQLAFVPFAGTRDMTRSHFETQDHIELGQGPQTRDFNDGFLNRLVQQIGGRAQPMAFTAQLPLSLRGTHRVPNLAIAQAGHTGIDDRQRALIESMWSHSAQGAAVREGFAVHQTVAQDMQASGWQAEMVAASRGAVAPKGFVAEAVRIGGLMRDSFNVGFIDVGGWDTHVNEATDNGARGQLADKLAALGQGLAGLAQAMGPAWHHTTVVVLSEFGRTFRENGNRGTDHGHGTVYWVLGGAVRGGRIAGEQIVQSPSTLNQNRDDPVLTEDRDLLGGLFQRLWGLRPSQIEAVFPGSRPVDLQLV, from the coding sequence ATGCAACGCCGCCATTTCCTGCAAACCGCCGCTGCCGCCACGCTGTCCACGCCCATGAGCCGCCTCTGGGCGGCGCCCGCGGCGCAGGGGCAGCCCAAATTCATCCTGGTGTTTTTGCGCGGCGCCTACGACGCCACCAATCTGCTCGTGCCCCACGCCAACAGCTTCTACTACGAGTCGCGTCCGCATATCGCCGTGCCCCGGCCGGGCGAGGGCGCCGATGCGGCCATTGCGCTGAACGCCGACTGGGCGCTGCATCCCGCGCTGCGCGAGTCCATGCTGCCGCTGTGGCAGGCCGGGCAACTGGCCTTCGTGCCCTTCGCCGGCACGCGCGACATGACCCGCAGTCACTTCGAAACCCAGGACCACATCGAGCTCGGCCAGGGACCGCAGACCCGCGACTTCAACGACGGTTTTCTCAACCGCCTGGTGCAGCAGATCGGCGGCCGCGCGCAGCCCATGGCCTTCACCGCGCAGCTTCCGCTCTCGCTGCGCGGCACGCACCGCGTGCCCAACCTCGCCATCGCCCAGGCCGGACATACCGGCATCGACGATCGCCAGCGGGCGCTGATCGAAAGCATGTGGAGCCATTCGGCGCAAGGCGCCGCCGTGCGCGAAGGCTTCGCCGTGCATCAGACCGTGGCGCAGGACATGCAGGCCTCGGGCTGGCAGGCCGAGATGGTCGCCGCCAGCCGCGGCGCGGTGGCGCCCAAGGGCTTCGTCGCCGAGGCCGTGCGCATCGGCGGACTCATGCGCGACAGCTTCAACGTCGGCTTCATCGACGTGGGTGGCTGGGACACCCATGTGAACGAAGCCACCGACAACGGCGCCCGCGGCCAACTCGCCGACAAGCTGGCCGCACTCGGCCAGGGGCTGGCAGGGCTGGCGCAGGCCATGGGCCCCGCCTGGCATCACACCACCGTGGTCGTGCTCAGCGAGTTCGGCCGCACCTTCCGCGAAAACGGCAACCGCGGCACCGACCACGGCCACGGCACCGTGTATTGGGTGCTGGGCGGCGCGGTGCGGGGCGGGCGCATCGCCGGCGAACAGATCGTGCAGTCGCCCTCCACCCTCAACCAGAACCGCGACGATCCGGTGCTGACCGAAGACCGCGACCTGCTCGGCGGCCTGTTCCAGCGGCTGTGGGGCTTGCGGCCTTCGCAGATCGAGGCGGTCTTTCCGGGTAGCCGACCGGTTGATCTGCAGTTGGTGTGA
- a CDS encoding superoxide dismutase yields MQHELPPLPFAPDALAPHMSRETLEYHHGKHHQAYVNNLNNLIKGTEFEAMALEDIIKKSSGGVFNNSAQVWNHTFFWNCLKPNGGGEPKGALATAINAKWGSFAAFKEAFHKSAVGNFGSGWTWLVKKADGSVDIVNTGNAATPLTSADKALLTVDVWEHAYYVDFRNRRPDFVTTFLDKLANWDFAEKNFG; encoded by the coding sequence ATGCAACACGAACTGCCCCCCCTGCCCTTCGCGCCCGATGCGCTGGCCCCGCACATGTCGCGCGAGACCCTGGAGTACCACCACGGCAAGCACCATCAGGCCTATGTGAACAACCTGAACAACCTGATCAAGGGCACCGAATTCGAAGCCATGGCCCTGGAAGACATCATCAAGAAATCCAGCGGCGGCGTGTTCAACAACAGCGCCCAGGTTTGGAACCACACCTTCTTCTGGAACTGCCTCAAGCCCAACGGCGGCGGCGAGCCCAAAGGCGCCCTGGCCACGGCCATCAACGCCAAGTGGGGCAGCTTCGCCGCCTTCAAGGAAGCCTTCCACAAGTCGGCCGTGGGCAACTTCGGCTCAGGCTGGACCTGGCTGGTCAAGAAGGCCGACGGCAGCGTGGACATCGTCAACACCGGCAATGCCGCCACCCCGCTGACCAGCGCCGACAAGGCCCTGCTCACCGTGGACGTGTGGGAACACGCCTACTACGTCGATTTCCGCAACCGCCGCCCCGACTTTGTCACCACCTTCCTCGACAAGCTGGCCAACTGGGACTTTGCCGAAAAGAACTTCGGCTGA
- the xseA gene encoding exodeoxyribonuclease VII large subunit, with protein sequence MNRTTEGPRVWTVSALAQAFSDALNARFNSLTVRGEVSGLVRAASGHQYFNLKDGAAQLRCVWFRQRAGHAAIALRDGLSVRLRATVAIYEPRGDLQLIVESVQPDGEGALLEAFLRLKAKLQGEGLFDAGRKRPMPVMPRAVGVITSLQAAALRDVLTTLRRRSPQVRVVVYPASVQGTAAPAELRAALQHAQTRQDVDVILLVRGGGSLDDLWAFNDEALVRAIAACALPLVSGVGHETDFTLADFAADLRAPTPTAAAELAVPAQATLADALNHAAHRLGSAMRRQLQREQQRCDRLALRWPQSAALLAAPQRRLAQLQWRLQQGLRGLPRLHTQRLQLLQQGLARALRQRLPQERERLDRWERVLPDTLSRQLADAARRLDRAAQHLQLLSPRATLARGYLLGMDGSGRVLRDLSQLDPRAPLLLADAQRALRLDIARIDAQPHPLGTDIPPT encoded by the coding sequence TTGAATCGGACCACAGAGGGCCCACGAGTGTGGACGGTTTCGGCGCTTGCCCAGGCCTTCTCCGACGCGCTCAACGCCCGCTTCAACAGCCTCACCGTGCGGGGCGAGGTGTCGGGTCTGGTCCGTGCCGCGAGCGGACACCAGTACTTCAACCTCAAGGACGGTGCGGCACAACTGCGCTGCGTCTGGTTCCGCCAGCGGGCGGGGCACGCCGCCATCGCCCTGCGCGACGGACTGAGCGTGCGTCTGCGGGCCACGGTGGCGATCTACGAACCCCGCGGCGACCTCCAGCTCATCGTCGAGAGCGTGCAGCCCGATGGTGAAGGCGCGCTGCTCGAAGCCTTTCTGCGCCTCAAGGCCAAACTGCAGGGCGAGGGCCTGTTCGACGCGGGGCGCAAGCGGCCCATGCCGGTCATGCCGCGCGCCGTTGGCGTGATCACGTCGCTGCAAGCCGCCGCCCTGCGCGACGTGCTCACCACGCTCAGGCGGCGCAGCCCCCAGGTGCGCGTGGTGGTCTATCCCGCCAGCGTGCAGGGCACGGCCGCCCCGGCCGAGCTGCGGGCCGCCCTGCAGCACGCGCAGACGCGGCAGGACGTCGATGTCATTCTTCTGGTGCGCGGCGGCGGCAGCCTGGACGATCTCTGGGCCTTCAACGACGAGGCCCTGGTCCGCGCCATCGCCGCCTGCGCCTTGCCGCTCGTCAGCGGCGTGGGCCACGAGACCGACTTCACCCTGGCCGATTTCGCCGCAGACCTCAGAGCGCCGACCCCTACCGCCGCGGCAGAACTCGCCGTGCCCGCCCAGGCCACGCTGGCCGACGCCCTGAACCATGCCGCGCACCGCCTGGGCAGCGCCATGCGGCGCCAGCTGCAACGCGAGCAGCAGCGCTGCGACCGTCTCGCGCTGCGTTGGCCGCAGTCTGCCGCGCTCCTCGCCGCGCCGCAGCGCCGCCTCGCCCAGCTTCAGTGGCGCCTGCAGCAGGGTTTGCGCGGCCTGCCCCGCCTGCACACCCAGCGGCTGCAACTCCTGCAACAGGGCTTGGCCCGCGCCCTGCGCCAGCGGCTGCCGCAGGAGCGCGAGCGCCTGGACCGCTGGGAACGCGTCCTGCCCGACACCCTGTCGCGCCAGCTCGCCGACGCCGCCCGGCGGCTCGACCGCGCCGCACAACACCTGCAGCTGCTCAGCCCGCGCGCCACCCTGGCACGCGGCTATCTGCTGGGCATGGACGGCAGCGGCCGCGTGCTGCGCGACCTCTCCCAACTCGACCCGCGAGCGCCGCTGCTACTGGCCGACGCCCAGCGCGCGTTGCGCCTGGACATCGCCCGCATCGACGCCCAGCCCCATCCCCTCGGTACGGACATCCCGCCGACCTGA
- a CDS encoding MotA/TolQ/ExbB proton channel family protein, with protein MLHMVEAAGWPIWPLILCSIVALAVIFERLASLRRARILPAKLLDEALNVSAKQLPAPDVIDKLERNSPLGAVLASGFRSVARPHASAVGLQEDLENAGRHQVYRLQKYLNALATVASAAPLLGLLGTVVGMIEIFGSQSTAGTDPTVLAHGISVALYNTALGLIVAVPSLIFYRYFRSRVDDYTVELEQAARRLATHLQSYLPRR; from the coding sequence ATGTTGCACATGGTGGAAGCCGCGGGTTGGCCGATCTGGCCCTTGATTCTGTGCTCGATCGTCGCGTTGGCGGTGATTTTTGAACGGCTGGCCAGTCTGCGTCGTGCCCGCATCCTGCCGGCCAAGCTTCTGGACGAGGCGCTCAATGTCTCGGCCAAGCAGTTGCCCGCGCCTGACGTGATCGACAAGCTCGAACGCAATTCGCCGCTCGGCGCCGTGCTGGCCAGCGGCTTCCGCTCGGTGGCGCGTCCGCATGCCAGCGCGGTGGGGCTGCAGGAAGATCTGGAGAATGCCGGGCGGCATCAGGTCTATCGTCTGCAAAAGTACCTGAATGCGCTGGCCACCGTGGCTTCTGCCGCGCCTCTGCTCGGCCTGCTGGGCACGGTCGTGGGCATGATCGAGATCTTTGGCTCGCAGAGCACGGCCGGTACCGACCCGACGGTGCTGGCGCACGGCATTTCGGTGGCGCTCTACAACACCGCGCTGGGCCTGATCGTGGCGGTGCCTTCGCTGATTTTCTACCGCTATTTCCGCAGCCGCGTGGACGACTACACGGTCGAGCTGGAGCAGGCGGCCCGGCGTCTGGCCACGCATCTGCAAAGCTACCTGCCGCGCCGCTGA
- a CDS encoding ExbD/TolR family protein encodes MNFKRQTTEDPEVNLIPLIDVLLVILIFLMISTTYSKFTELKITLPTADAEKLQNHPQEIIVAVSSGGEYAVNKQVLPGRTVSALTQSLLDAAKGKSDTMVVISADAQATQQSVVNVMEAARAAGLSRLTFATQRSPGS; translated from the coding sequence ATGAATTTCAAACGCCAGACCACGGAAGACCCCGAGGTCAACCTCATTCCCCTGATCGATGTGCTGCTGGTCATCCTGATCTTTCTGATGATCAGCACGACCTATTCGAAATTCACCGAACTGAAGATCACCCTGCCCACGGCCGATGCCGAGAAGCTGCAGAACCATCCGCAGGAAATCATCGTCGCGGTGAGCAGCGGCGGCGAGTATGCGGTGAACAAGCAGGTTCTGCCGGGCCGCACGGTCAGCGCGCTGACGCAGTCGCTGCTCGACGCCGCCAAGGGCAAGTCCGACACCATGGTGGTCATCAGCGCCGATGCCCAGGCGACCCAGCAGTCGGTGGTGAACGTGATGGAGGCCGCGCGGGCTGCCGGCTTGAGCCGCCTGACCTTCGCCACGCAGAGAAGCCCAGGCTCCTGA